In Nonomuraea sp. NBC_00507, the following are encoded in one genomic region:
- a CDS encoding tetratricopeptide repeat protein encodes MTSSGAGQQPFVGPQPFRREDAARFFGREQDVDELTRHWLANRLTILHGPSGVGKTSLVTAGVLPRLDLSRVDVLPVGEVARPSFVPAAVIPEDSDPHVFALLASWSPYENPIRFAGLTVRSYLRRHHWSPYGRKIMAVLDHAEDVFTAFSRHPDDHTHILDQLGAALGGDLPLHLLVVVSDEYVETLRRHEGLRAHITRGASYKLEPLSHQEALEACRRPLDGIGWAFEPGAAERFVEDLGSTRRTSGSSSAPAVEPLHLQLACSALWEAVRGGQAPIDSGDLVDVDEVLTRFCHRVLREVAHDHLQGDLERLLTLVRPLVDTEAGDGVEPPQRIAAALAARHLLRFGEKRRYEMPVRLVGPFLRAAAHASVHTESAAGDRLAAAGAALHRGWFDLTEKLAHEEIRDPSGPRSRARAESLLGDAAYLHGDLDAALGHYRQATRLFDALRGTDQIVATLLTAVGRILMDQNAYRAAVTELRSAVRRSPEPVIQTELAWALWYLGQESGAVDVLDGALRSDGNTPEALRARGEILSDLEDPRALNDLDRVRPHELASTQAAYALALARQGDVRGAVEAVPPLDVDSDPATLLRAARVMKAAGRDSEAARLALHARQSRGRRPLPPQLTAEADRLMAP; translated from the coding sequence ATGACTTCCAGCGGCGCAGGCCAACAACCATTCGTCGGCCCGCAACCGTTCCGCCGGGAGGACGCGGCAAGATTCTTCGGGCGCGAGCAGGATGTCGACGAGCTGACGAGACATTGGCTGGCGAATCGCCTGACCATTCTGCACGGGCCGTCCGGCGTGGGGAAGACGTCGCTGGTGACGGCCGGCGTGCTGCCACGCCTCGACCTGTCCAGGGTCGACGTGCTGCCCGTGGGTGAGGTCGCGCGCCCCTCCTTCGTGCCCGCCGCTGTCATCCCCGAGGACAGCGATCCGCACGTCTTCGCCCTGCTCGCCTCCTGGTCCCCCTACGAGAACCCGATCAGGTTCGCCGGGCTCACCGTCCGCTCCTACCTGCGCCGGCACCACTGGAGCCCTTACGGCCGGAAGATCATGGCCGTGCTGGACCACGCCGAGGACGTCTTCACCGCCTTCTCCCGGCACCCCGACGACCACACGCACATCCTCGACCAGCTCGGCGCCGCGCTCGGCGGCGATCTGCCACTCCACCTGCTGGTGGTGGTCAGCGACGAGTACGTCGAGACCCTGCGGCGACATGAGGGGTTACGGGCGCACATAACCCGGGGGGCGTCGTACAAACTGGAGCCGCTGAGCCACCAGGAGGCGCTGGAGGCGTGCCGGCGGCCGCTCGACGGCATCGGATGGGCGTTCGAGCCGGGCGCGGCGGAGCGGTTCGTCGAGGATCTGGGCAGCACGCGGCGGACCTCCGGCTCCTCGTCCGCTCCGGCCGTGGAGCCCCTCCATCTCCAGCTCGCCTGCTCCGCCCTCTGGGAGGCGGTGCGCGGGGGCCAGGCGCCGATCGACTCCGGCGACCTGGTGGACGTCGACGAGGTCCTGACCCGCTTCTGCCACCGCGTCCTGCGGGAGGTGGCCCACGACCACCTGCAAGGCGACCTGGAGCGCCTGCTGACTCTCGTACGGCCGCTGGTGGACACGGAGGCCGGGGACGGCGTGGAACCGCCGCAGCGGATCGCTGCGGCGCTGGCGGCGCGCCACTTGCTCAGGTTCGGCGAGAAACGGCGCTACGAGATGCCGGTCCGGCTCGTCGGCCCGTTCCTGCGCGCCGCAGCCCACGCGTCCGTCCACACCGAGTCCGCCGCAGGCGACCGGCTCGCGGCCGCCGGGGCCGCCTTACACAGAGGCTGGTTCGACCTCACCGAGAAGCTTGCGCACGAGGAGATCAGGGATCCCTCCGGGCCGCGATCCCGGGCGCGGGCCGAGTCGCTGCTGGGCGACGCGGCGTACCTGCATGGTGACCTCGACGCCGCCCTGGGCCACTACCGGCAGGCGACCCGGCTGTTCGACGCGCTGCGGGGCACGGACCAGATCGTGGCCACCCTGCTGACCGCCGTCGGGCGGATCCTCATGGACCAGAACGCCTACCGGGCCGCGGTCACGGAGCTGCGCTCGGCGGTCCGGCGCAGCCCCGAGCCCGTCATCCAGACCGAGCTCGCCTGGGCCCTATGGTACCTGGGGCAGGAGAGCGGAGCCGTGGACGTCCTCGACGGCGCGCTCCGCTCCGACGGCAACACCCCCGAAGCCCTGCGGGCCCGCGGCGAGATACTCTCGGACCTGGAGGATCCGCGGGCGCTCAACGACCTCGACCGAGTACGCCCGCATGAGCTGGCCTCCACGCAGGCGGCCTACGCGCTGGCGCTGGCACGTCAGGGCGACGTGCGCGGCGCCGTGGAGGCCGTGCCGCCACTCGACGTGGACAGCGATCCCGCCACCCTGCTGCGTGCCGCGCGGGTGATGAAGGCCGCGGGTCGCGACTCGGAGGCGGCGCGGCTGGCGTTGCACGCCCGCCAGAGCCGGGGCCGCCGCCCTCTACCTCCGCAGCTGACCGCCGAAGCCGATCGCCTGATGGCGCCTTAG
- a CDS encoding MFS transporter, translated as MALRGPVVLYSLSVPRLRSVHRILARAHNVRNSRAVVTGVRQIRCFKELLTDYPQFRWSWVGSTVSMLGSRTIGVTYPLLAYMLTESAAWIGWAMVASTVPALLTYIPAGAIIDRFGPRLVMKYSELVRGTLVAALCVLLAFDRLEIHHLMVIALIEGALSVTSSVAETALIPATVKPDNVETALAIHEGSVHGMVLAGRPLGGLLFGIAPVFSFVANAAMFFAAAAVLHRLNPDIIAKKPRGRLLGEMRAGLEELWKHKFLRSATLITAFINLMVQGLIVVFLSEATEEQLPTVLAGVILATSGVGGVIGALISPRRQHIWQRIEEKASRRRWITRLVSRLGSSQQGRSMMLVHLWTCVAALMLPLLFAQLPLTFAIALLTIGVTGGLSNVTMRTALSRVPSDRVARVVGVSRLGSYSAVAIGPLLASLFVEWVDPFFALLILCAPVVVLAGLMTTVPALRNSLTSANQRAALVP; from the coding sequence ATGGCATTGCGAGGGCCGGTGGTGCTCTATTCTCTGAGCGTGCCTCGGCTCCGGTCGGTGCACCGAATACTCGCTAGAGCGCACAACGTCCGAAATTCGCGAGCCGTGGTGACGGGCGTGCGGCAGATTCGGTGCTTCAAAGAACTTCTCACCGATTACCCGCAGTTTCGGTGGTCCTGGGTGGGATCGACCGTTTCCATGCTCGGCAGCCGCACGATCGGCGTCACGTATCCGCTGCTGGCCTACATGCTCACGGAGTCGGCCGCATGGATCGGGTGGGCAATGGTCGCCTCCACCGTGCCAGCCCTGCTCACGTATATCCCGGCTGGAGCGATCATCGATCGGTTCGGCCCCCGGCTGGTCATGAAATACAGCGAGCTCGTCCGCGGCACGCTCGTCGCAGCGCTCTGCGTCCTCCTGGCCTTCGACAGGCTGGAGATCCACCATCTCATGGTCATCGCTTTGATCGAGGGCGCACTGTCGGTCACCTCGTCGGTCGCGGAGACGGCGCTGATCCCAGCCACCGTGAAACCGGACAACGTCGAGACGGCGCTGGCCATCCACGAAGGCTCGGTGCACGGAATGGTGCTTGCGGGCCGGCCGCTCGGCGGGCTGCTCTTCGGCATCGCGCCGGTCTTCTCCTTCGTGGCGAACGCGGCCATGTTCTTTGCCGCCGCCGCCGTGCTGCATCGACTAAATCCCGACATAATTGCCAAAAAGCCGCGAGGAAGGCTCCTGGGTGAAATGCGCGCCGGCCTGGAGGAGTTGTGGAAGCACAAATTCCTCAGATCCGCGACCCTGATCACCGCTTTCATCAACCTCATGGTGCAGGGCTTGATCGTGGTGTTCCTCTCGGAGGCGACCGAGGAGCAACTGCCGACAGTGCTGGCAGGCGTAATCCTGGCGACGTCCGGAGTCGGAGGCGTCATAGGCGCGCTCATCTCCCCCAGACGGCAGCACATCTGGCAGAGGATCGAGGAGAAGGCCTCGCGGCGGCGCTGGATCACCCGCCTGGTCAGCAGGCTGGGCTCATCCCAGCAGGGCCGGTCCATGATGCTCGTGCACCTGTGGACGTGTGTCGCCGCGCTCATGCTGCCGCTGCTGTTCGCCCAGCTGCCGCTGACGTTCGCGATCGCGTTGCTCACCATCGGAGTGACGGGCGGGCTGAGCAACGTCACCATGCGCACCGCGCTCAGCCGCGTGCCGTCCGATCGGGTGGCCCGGGTCGTAGGCGTCTCCCGGCTGGGCAGCTACAGCGCCGTCGCCATCGGGCCGCTCCTTGCGAGCCTGTTCGTCGAATGGGTCGACCCCTTCTTCGCGCTGCTCATCCTGTGCGCCCCCGTGGTCGTGCTCGCCGGGCTCATGACCACCGTGCCCGCCCTAAGGAACAGCCTGACCTCGGCCAACCAGAGAGCCGCCCTCGTGCCCTAG
- a CDS encoding P-loop NTPase fold protein has product MPSGRRTLLPFCLVVAALLALLWPSPRADAAAGPEFLEQDQLSIPLERLATGTWQIVVINPGSAADVEIRVAGSVSDALALKDGGHMHVGPGGTGTVTLVAGKRPHAGTGQLVLISSAGVDRLRVAVTPPAPFLQRYPFVPAVAGVLALAAIAGTVFWRRGRRRRQNTESAGPSPRGPVQRDSRGFTHSDEPAQRDGLRREEYARHLAELARYASPPMVIGVFGEWGTGKTSMLMQVRDRLSEAPECAHVWFAPWRHQYDDNPVLPLLHVIVKDLALERRHNVQRTLRTISDVLGSLVLSTSLKINLSDVRQSIKDYDSEHFRIRSERTRLDEYLGELIDEALAACGKERLVVFVDDLDRCDADRITSLLESLKLHFNRDNCVFLLGVAKGPLIEAVREKYKNPVGDYLDKIIQFPFEMPRLSEEDFARYLDGLLTDEIRTAGDMLKCGLRRNARAIKRFVNVLILQDRVAKDRRLDPYDVSILAAVLLLRDGAPDDYARLMEDPALLRRLAQEADGEPDGWSELAVSIVRELRGMPGGVPNDILAYIDLVRESPVPPSSDLIAGAPPKQEEPASELSRQLELRAVLEDLAVDVRTRVDRLVEDDGRLLEPVVRVQGEERTGMASLHDLLSRETTKLFISGAPGVGKSVVAARLARWLAERRAPQTPVFLPFGVLKTEFREYERWVTHALVAEYRLSAANANAVVVRGSLVLILDGLDALEPNKRAGFLEWARTSRCGVVITGRDAAASGFDVAEVLGVSAVEARRRFEAVLAANKVEPDRLLGLTSELMSSPLLLRVLTDDQAWVEALPKDPVDFLAWYGARGQQAMTAAGFTPDAVTRGLHGIARATGNSRNPTISGDDADIRTRLRHAGIRAVDVPAFLRAAVEAGLLREAAPQAYHFVHPLLRKQLAGAAG; this is encoded by the coding sequence ATGCCGAGTGGACGGCGCACGCTGTTGCCCTTTTGCCTCGTCGTGGCCGCGCTTCTCGCGCTCCTCTGGCCGTCCCCGCGGGCCGATGCCGCCGCTGGACCCGAGTTCCTGGAGCAGGACCAGCTCTCGATCCCCTTGGAGCGCCTGGCGACGGGGACGTGGCAGATCGTGGTCATCAATCCCGGGTCCGCCGCGGACGTGGAGATACGCGTCGCGGGCTCCGTCTCGGACGCGCTGGCGCTCAAGGACGGCGGCCACATGCACGTCGGCCCCGGAGGGACGGGCACCGTCACCCTGGTCGCGGGCAAGCGCCCGCATGCCGGGACCGGCCAGCTCGTCCTGATCTCCTCGGCGGGCGTCGACCGGCTGCGGGTCGCGGTGACGCCGCCCGCCCCCTTCCTGCAGCGCTATCCCTTCGTGCCTGCCGTCGCGGGTGTCCTGGCGCTCGCGGCGATCGCCGGCACCGTGTTCTGGCGCCGGGGCCGTCGGCGGCGCCAGAACACGGAGAGCGCCGGACCTTCGCCACGCGGACCCGTCCAGCGAGACTCCAGGGGGTTCACCCACAGCGACGAGCCCGCACAGCGGGACGGTCTGCGGCGCGAGGAGTACGCCCGGCACCTGGCCGAGCTGGCCCGCTACGCGTCGCCGCCCATGGTCATCGGCGTCTTCGGCGAGTGGGGCACCGGCAAGACCTCCATGCTCATGCAGGTACGCGACCGGCTGAGCGAAGCCCCCGAGTGCGCCCACGTCTGGTTCGCCCCCTGGCGGCATCAGTACGACGACAACCCAGTGCTGCCGCTGCTGCACGTCATCGTCAAGGACCTCGCGCTGGAGCGCAGGCATAACGTCCAACGGACGCTGCGGACCATCTCCGACGTGCTCGGCTCGCTGGTGTTGTCCACCTCGCTCAAGATCAACCTGTCGGACGTGCGGCAGTCCATCAAGGACTACGACAGCGAGCACTTCCGCATCCGCTCCGAGCGCACCCGTCTGGACGAGTACCTGGGCGAACTCATCGACGAAGCGCTGGCCGCGTGCGGGAAGGAACGCCTGGTCGTGTTTGTGGACGACCTGGACCGGTGCGACGCCGACCGCATCACCTCGCTCCTGGAGTCGCTGAAACTGCACTTCAACCGCGACAACTGCGTCTTTTTGCTCGGCGTGGCGAAGGGCCCGCTGATCGAGGCCGTGCGGGAGAAGTACAAGAACCCGGTCGGCGACTACCTAGACAAGATCATCCAGTTCCCCTTCGAGATGCCGAGGCTGTCCGAGGAGGACTTCGCCCGTTACCTGGACGGTCTGCTCACCGACGAGATCCGCACCGCGGGCGACATGCTCAAATGTGGGCTGCGGCGCAACGCGCGGGCTATCAAGCGCTTCGTCAACGTGCTCATCCTGCAGGACCGCGTGGCCAAGGACCGGCGGCTCGATCCGTACGACGTCTCGATTCTGGCCGCCGTCCTGCTGCTCAGGGACGGCGCTCCGGACGACTATGCCCGGCTCATGGAGGACCCGGCCCTGCTGCGGCGCCTCGCGCAGGAGGCGGACGGCGAGCCGGACGGCTGGAGCGAACTCGCCGTGAGCATCGTCCGCGAGCTGCGCGGGATGCCGGGCGGTGTCCCGAACGACATCCTCGCCTACATCGACCTGGTCAGGGAGTCGCCGGTGCCGCCGTCCAGCGACCTGATCGCCGGCGCGCCGCCGAAGCAGGAGGAGCCCGCGTCGGAGCTCAGCCGCCAGCTCGAGTTGCGTGCGGTGCTCGAAGACCTCGCCGTGGACGTGCGCACACGGGTGGACCGCCTGGTGGAGGACGACGGCAGACTGCTGGAGCCGGTGGTGCGCGTCCAGGGCGAGGAACGGACGGGCATGGCGAGCCTGCACGACCTCCTGTCCCGGGAAACGACGAAGCTGTTCATCTCGGGTGCCCCCGGTGTGGGGAAGAGCGTGGTGGCAGCGCGGCTCGCGCGCTGGCTGGCCGAGCGGCGCGCGCCGCAGACGCCGGTGTTCCTGCCGTTCGGCGTGCTGAAGACGGAGTTCCGCGAATACGAGCGGTGGGTGACGCACGCCCTCGTCGCCGAGTACAGGCTCTCGGCCGCCAACGCCAATGCCGTGGTGGTGCGGGGCTCTCTCGTGCTGATCCTCGACGGGCTGGACGCGCTGGAGCCGAACAAGCGCGCCGGGTTCCTGGAGTGGGCGCGAACCAGCAGGTGTGGCGTCGTCATCACCGGCCGGGACGCGGCGGCCTCCGGCTTCGACGTGGCCGAGGTGCTCGGCGTGTCGGCGGTGGAGGCCCGCCGCCGGTTCGAGGCCGTGCTCGCCGCCAACAAGGTCGAGCCGGACCGGCTGCTGGGGCTGACCTCCGAGCTGATGAGCTCCCCCTTGCTGCTGCGGGTGCTCACTGATGACCAGGCCTGGGTCGAAGCCCTTCCCAAGGATCCGGTCGACTTCCTTGCCTGGTACGGCGCCCGCGGCCAGCAGGCGATGACCGCTGCCGGCTTCACACCGGACGCGGTCACGCGGGGCCTGCACGGGATCGCCCGCGCCACGGGCAACTCACGCAACCCCACCATCTCCGGCGACGACGCCGACATCAGGACGAGGCTGCGGCATGCCGGCATTCGTGCCGTGGACGTGCCGGCCTTCCTGAGAGCCGCGGTCGAGGCGGGGCTGCTCCGCGAGGCCGCTCCGCAGGCCTACCACTTCGTCCATCCCCTCCTCAGGAAGCAGCTGGCAGGTGCCGCCGGGTGA
- the nagZ gene encoding beta-N-acetylhexosaminidase produces the protein MLRRIGTASLLVIALAACGDGGGAAGATPIGGKAAPPAPTTQSPPQAQAQPDPIERVLSKMSAEEKVGQLFMPVLYGTSADTASGENQARYAAQTPAKVIAKYHLGGVILFPHNVKSVGQVVGLTNGMQRASKQVPLLIGTDQENGLVSRMSALMTDFPGASQIGATKDAELSRAVAEATGQELRALGVNLDFAPVADVNVNPKNPVIGPRAFGKDPKQVATMVEAAVKGFADAKVAATAKHFPGHGDTTVDSHTGLPVIKHSKAEWERIDAPPFKAAIDAGVDAVMSAHIVFPKLDPSGDPATLSKPILTGLLREKLGFKGVISTDALNMAGVRQKYNDGEIAVRAVLAGADLLLMPNDLPKAYQAVLAAVKSGRISKERLDQSVTRLLTLKQARGLLTEAPTASAEEAAGVLRSPEHRKLAARVESTGD, from the coding sequence ATGCTTCGACGGATTGGTACGGCAAGCCTCTTGGTGATCGCTCTGGCGGCCTGCGGCGATGGCGGCGGCGCGGCGGGGGCAACCCCGATCGGGGGCAAGGCCGCACCGCCCGCGCCCACCACGCAGAGCCCGCCCCAAGCGCAGGCCCAGCCGGACCCGATCGAGCGCGTTCTGTCGAAGATGAGCGCCGAGGAGAAGGTCGGCCAGCTGTTCATGCCGGTCCTGTACGGCACGTCCGCCGACACGGCCTCGGGCGAGAATCAGGCGAGATACGCCGCCCAGACCCCCGCCAAGGTGATCGCCAAATACCACCTTGGGGGCGTGATCCTCTTCCCGCACAACGTCAAGAGCGTCGGCCAGGTCGTCGGCCTCACGAACGGCATGCAGCGGGCGTCGAAGCAGGTCCCGCTGCTGATCGGCACCGATCAGGAAAACGGCCTGGTGTCGCGGATGTCCGCGCTCATGACCGACTTCCCCGGCGCGTCCCAGATCGGCGCCACCAAGGACGCGGAGCTGTCGCGTGCCGTGGCCGAGGCCACCGGCCAGGAGTTGCGTGCGCTCGGCGTCAACCTGGACTTCGCTCCGGTCGCCGACGTGAACGTCAATCCGAAGAACCCGGTCATCGGCCCGCGGGCGTTCGGCAAGGATCCGAAGCAGGTGGCCACGATGGTCGAGGCGGCGGTCAAGGGGTTCGCCGACGCGAAGGTGGCCGCCACCGCCAAGCACTTCCCCGGCCACGGCGACACCACCGTCGACAGCCACACCGGTCTGCCCGTGATCAAGCACTCGAAGGCCGAGTGGGAGCGCATCGACGCGCCCCCGTTCAAGGCCGCGATCGACGCCGGGGTGGACGCCGTGATGAGCGCCCACATCGTCTTCCCCAAGCTCGACCCGTCGGGCGACCCGGCCACGTTGTCCAAACCCATCCTGACCGGCCTGCTTCGGGAGAAGCTCGGCTTCAAGGGCGTGATCTCCACGGACGCGCTCAACATGGCCGGTGTGCGGCAGAAATACAACGACGGCGAGATCGCGGTCCGCGCCGTGCTGGCCGGCGCTGACCTGCTGCTCATGCCGAACGACCTGCCCAAGGCCTACCAGGCGGTGCTGGCGGCGGTGAAGTCAGGGCGGATCAGCAAGGAGCGCCTCGACCAGTCGGTGACCCGGTTGCTCACGCTCAAGCAGGCCAGGGGCTTGCTGACCGAGGCGCCCACGGCGTCGGCCGAGGAGGCGGCGGGCGTGCTGCGCTCGCCGGAGCACCGCAAGCTGGCCGCGCGGGTGGAGAGCACCGGCGACTGA